In the genome of Bacteroidota bacterium, one region contains:
- a CDS encoding glycosyltransferase family 4 protein, producing the protein MNVTFVTIFDGHDIRNWSGTEYYLSKVLEQQEFELNYIGHLRTSLYHRMKRRLRDRVGINRYLEKRDPLVVKNYARQINRQLAELKTDLIFSPSSVPVSLLSTNKPIVFCTDAIFAGMIDFYDEFTNLSPKTIRNGHQMEQSAFDRCSLAIVSSQWAADVAIKNYDVSPEKIKVVPFGANIECSRTIDDIRGMVESRSTQFCSLTFIGYDWKRKGGDIAFAVVQALNQAGLPSELNIIGCDPFQEDAIPPSYVHVYGKLNKESESDMELYGKVVRKSHFLIMPSRAEAYGLVFCEANSFGVPCIASNVGGIPTIIKDNVNGMKFPPNSAINQYVAYITSVFANYERYKDMAFSSFHEYETRLNWNVAGKTIKKLLLQLS; encoded by the coding sequence ATGAATGTGACTTTTGTGACTATTTTTGATGGACATGATATCCGGAATTGGTCAGGTACGGAATATTATTTGTCAAAAGTATTGGAACAACAAGAGTTTGAGCTCAATTATATTGGCCATTTACGAACAAGTCTTTACCATAGGATGAAACGAAGACTTCGGGACCGGGTCGGCATCAATCGTTATCTTGAAAAACGGGATCCTCTTGTTGTAAAAAATTATGCAAGGCAGATTAACCGTCAACTGGCTGAGCTTAAAACTGACCTTATCTTTAGCCCTTCTTCTGTCCCGGTTTCACTTTTAAGCACTAACAAACCAATTGTATTTTGTACGGATGCCATTTTTGCAGGAATGATTGATTTTTATGATGAATTTACAAATCTGTCCCCAAAAACAATAAGAAACGGACACCAAATGGAACAATCTGCCTTCGACCGTTGCAGCCTGGCTATTGTTTCTTCCCAATGGGCCGCTGATGTGGCTATCAAAAATTATGATGTTTCTCCGGAGAAAATTAAAGTAGTGCCATTTGGTGCAAATATTGAATGCTCCAGGACTATAGATGACATAAGAGGTATGGTTGAAAGCCGTTCCACTCAGTTTTGCAGCCTGACTTTTATCGGTTATGACTGGAAACGTAAAGGTGGCGATATTGCTTTTGCTGTTGTACAAGCTTTAAATCAAGCCGGCTTGCCATCCGAACTTAATATTATTGGATGTGACCCTTTTCAGGAAGACGCAATACCTCCATCATACGTTCATGTATATGGCAAACTGAACAAAGAATCGGAATCAGATATGGAACTTTATGGTAAGGTTGTCAGAAAATCACACTTTCTGATTATGCCTTCAAGGGCCGAAGCCTACGGATTGGTATTTTGTGAAGCCAATTCCTTCGGTGTACCTTGCATTGCCTCAAATGTTGGAGGAATTCCTACCATTATCAAAGATAATGTCAATGGTATGAAATTCCCTCCAAATTCTGCAATAAATCAATATGTTGCCTATATCACCAGTGTTTTTGCCAATTATGAACGGTACAAGGATATGGCCTTTTCCTCATTTCACGAATATGAAACCCGTCTCAACTGGAATGTGGCCGGGAAAACCATCAAAAAACTCTTATTGCAACTGAGTTGA